From Cucumis melo cultivar AY chromosome 3, USDA_Cmelo_AY_1.0, whole genome shotgun sequence:
ACCGTATTAATAATCTTTGATTAtaacattgcagactgttgttcgACCTAAACTGAAGTTATCACCCTAAGAGAAAGCTTTCAAGGAGAGTCAGGATttgaggggatgataacatagATATtgaggacgatgaatccatgcCAGATTTTAACACCAGTGATACCAATACTCCTGTTGATACTATGAACAATCAATCATCGGATCAAAATGACTTGAATAACTTGTGATCAACCTCGTCTCACTACTTCAGTCCACTGAAAATATTGGTGGACTTAATTCTGCAACCATTAccacaaagaaaagaaagataagCAGTGGTTGACCAACCTGAAACCAATCCAATAACCAACAACAAACGTTCCAAATCCAATGACAAACTAGAAggaagtcattcaaaatcctataAAAGACTAAAAAATGACATCAACGAAGTTCATAAGGATTTATCTTACATTAAGTTCCATAGTTTGTAGGATGGATGATGCATTGAAGCTATCTGAAATGAAGCACATACTCGAGAGTTTGGTTCAagtaaaattttatttcaaaaagtattttgtttatcagttgtttaaataaacgatcgtttaattgcAACATTCGATCGTGTATCACATTCGAACGATTGCTTATCACATTTACACGATCTTTTTTAGATAGGATACATCATCGTTTGTTTTtgtatacacgatcgtgtagcaatcgatttttttaattctattttcctttttatttaattattagaATCTGAATCATAATCAAGGGAATGATGATATTAATCACTTGTAAGATGATTGTCATGATGATTCTGATCATGACAATGTGGACAAAATAATGACCATCAGAATACGGAAGATATGATCAGCACTGAGGAACCATATGCTGAAGAGCCACATGCTCAAGAACCTACCATGTAAACTCAACAATTAACGtttcatttattatttactgctttatattgtttaaaattacttacattctaaataaataacaattgtatttttttctttttttattttgtttagggaacaaaaAACATCACATGAACATCAAAAGGAATCGTGAGTGATATTAGCATAGACAATAGAAATGCAAACTTGCTATTAACTATAAGCAATATATCAGATAATATGAATGCTCAaagtcaaaaagaaaaagacctaGAAATAATTACTAGTCTTCCACTTGTGAGCCAACCacttccactttgtgagatactaccatcaAGTACTCTCAAAGGTCTTGCATTAGTTCCATTggaacaaattttgaaaagttacGAAGTGCCACCATCTAGTTTAGATGTAAATAAAGAATGTCAAccggtatgtatacacaacaactgtGTAGTCCTTTGGATTAacagtttgtttcttatctaatattatacattgtaggaaatacaaaaaaatgttaaagCCATTATTTTGGTTGAGatgcaaaaagaaaatgatCCAGTAACTGAGGAAAAAAGTTTAGCAATTGACAATGTGCAGCCATCTAATTCGGCTGAAAAATAGAATatcaattggtatgtatacacaacaactgtGTAATCCTTTGAATTAACAGTTTGTATATAATATTATgcattttataaaatacaaaaaaaatgatgaagtaGTTACTTTAGTTgagatacaaaaagaaaatgagtcAGTGACTAAGGaacaaagtttaaaaattgACAACGTGCAACCATCTACTTCAGCTGAAAAAATAGAACCTCAAGTGGTGTGTATATACAACAACggtgtagtcctttgaattagTAGTTTGTTTCTTGATATACATTGTAAGAAAGACCTAAACTCCAGGTtaagattcaaaaaaatgatgaagtaGTTACTTTGATTggaatacaaaaagaaaatgaaccagtaactGAGAAACAAAGTTCATCAATTGACTTAGAACCTCTattggtatgtatatataaGAACTTTATAGTCCTTTCcatcaattgttttttttcttatttaacaTTATGCATTCtagaaaatgaagaaacaacaaaaaccaataaagagaaggaAGCTATgtaaaacaaaagataaaaaagtgcatgttcaacaagttaatccacccacacCATCTACTAAAGTCATTAAAACCTACAATACCTGTCCTAGATGTCAAAATTACGAGACGTAGATAGATATGATCCCTTGTGACCAGTTGATCCAAAATTGTGGAAGACATACTTAGCTTGGAAGAGATCTAGAAGAATAATTAATGAAGAGAGAAAAGTAGTGTTCTCATTCAGAAAGAAGtcatttttcaaaaagcttgaagaaaacacatggatactaggagacgtaagtactcattccaaattttattttatacatacaACTACACTATCGAGTACAATATTCTTTATTTAACTAAATGGTTGTTTATATATAagtacacgatcgcttagtttCAAAAAGAATGctgtaaacgatcacttgtatttgaTAAGCGATGACTTAAATTTTGATAAGCTATCACTTGTATCTGCTATGTGATCACTTGTATTCACTAAAtgatcatttgatttttttggtAAACTATGGATTTGTTATTGTATCACGTGCAGAATAAGATGTTACAAAGAAAGCATCTTTGCAAATATAGTTTTATAGTAGTAGATTCGTCATTTATGGTtcgttattattatttaaactttttttttgtatagaaatTAAACTGCATAATTGTATTTTGgctaaattttttatttgttcttcaagactggcATCAACAAAGAACCCGCAATTATTCAACGATTTTTTGAGAATCGTGTGCTAACACCAAACAATAAGGAGGTTAAATGGATAGACAGAACATCACTCTTAGCTCTATGGTCAGAAAACGATTTAGATTACTATTTTAATTTAGCTATTGGTGCAATTCCAGATAAAGTAAGGTGGacagatgtcaactacgtgattggttgcatcaacataaaagaacattgGATGGCTATTGCAGATGACATAAAGAAATGCAAGATCTATGTGTTTGACTTTATGCCAAACTATGTTCAACAAGAACTTGTTGATACAGCTCTTGCAATACCTGAACGATGCATCCCTTCACTAGCAATTGCTATTGGATTACATAAGTAAAGAAAACGTTTCACGTATAGCCCTTGACTAGTATTAAGATCGAATACCAAATTACAAGAAGGGGCTTCATTAGATTGCGGGATTTTTTGTGCCAAATTTGTTAAATGCCTTGTAACAAATGCAGACCATAATTATCTAATTATGGATAACATGAAACTATTTAAGCAACAATATGTAATGGAATTTTGGGCAAATAGATTCTATTagtaaataaaatgtttgtttggGTTGATGTACATgtacaatttttactttttaattttaatcaccTTTTGACTAAATGTTTGTAAGTTTAGATAGTTTTTagaaaacaattgtataaagatataaaaatgattgtgtacagaaatgtaaaagatcgtgtatataGCTTTAAGCTGTTGTTTATATATACCACattaaagtctaaacgatcgcgtattttgcaacaaatctaaatgatcgtgtaagaCATCATAGACCACCACGTACTTAGTCAAACTGATCTCCTAACTATATTTAAACGTACAATGATCAAGCCAAAATGATCGTGTGAtgcacgatcatttagtaaagtctaaacgatcttgttaaTATATGTAAACAATCTCTTAATTCAATCTAAAGGATCACGTTATTAAATCTCCATCATCATTGTAGTCATTCACCAATTTTAATGTCAAACATTTATACATACTATTATGTATTAGAATGAAAGAAAAGATCACagattttcattaattgttcaaaccttgcttataagtcctactattatgctttttatgattatagttggaacatctggttgaactactaaattcgCCAACAGATGGAATTCTTTATTTTCTTGGTCTTCTAGTTTGCATTTAAAGACTGGAGATAATGTTTTCATGATAGAATCTTCAACTCTCCAATTCAAATGAGTTCTAACAGGTTGAATACAACCACTGAATGTTGTGGATAGcatttctctataataaaacttagatacataagaataggtatctaaattaagcatttgTAGAACAAAAAGAGCATGTGCATAAGGAATTACTTTGTATTCAATCGTATTAATTGGATCGACCTAATACATAAGACAAATaatgaaaattaagaaaataataaacatgtataaataaatttcaaTCTCTGTATACATCATATATATACAGATAACAATCTACCTATGTCCATCTGAGATAGGAATAGATAAATTGCTATCTTTGTCTGTCAGATAGACAATGGTAGCAGTCTATCTCTAGCTAACTGTCCGAGATACAagcataaaaagaaaaagttttaccaataatcttcttgaCTTTTCATGTTTTGAACGTAGAACGTTCTCAACCCAAGAAGTCAAAcgactcttcattgtagaagcagctttacttTATTCATAAAAtcacttttgcaatacatccctaattgaactATGCATTGTAGCCATAGGTTTAAACactgaatttacactttctaCACAATTTGATGTTatcattctataccttcgtcCATGTAAATATATCTtaccacttctcaaaaccaacactactaagataatctctaatatttgaacaaacgaactccatgcatctcatgtggtaGTCAAATTTATCAACGATGTAGGCATAAGCACaactaaagaaatatttatcaagtagtggatccttaaaatggagtcTCAAGTTActttaaaagatgttttgtgaacacacaatactcaacatcaggaacactcttaaaactcctttaaggatgctaagatgcctataaaaaacaatgactaaattagcccgctctgaaaaactacctcgtatcttctaaaaaaaccatgtccatgatacatcattttTAGAATCTACAATGGAAAAGgcaagagggaagatttgattgttaccatcttatGATGAAGGctgttaataggatgccaccaaacttacacttcaaaagtatcccatcaacagaaataataggtctacaatatttccatccctcaattgatgcaccaaaagtCATAAAGCAAAATttgaaatgaccactatcatccatttctaaagtAGTGCATGTAGCTATAATAATTACaaacacatttctatcagcacatacaaaaaagaacagaaagaatGTGATAGATGCTAATATTTATCTATCTAGATAAACTGTTATatttgtctatctagatagactgtaatattagtctatccacatctatctgcaaataaatttaattttgatataTAAAACTAAtcatacactacaagaaattggggTTTTCTGACGCACAAAAAGACGTTGGAAGAAACGACGTCGAAAAATACGCCTTATCTCAACGCCACTTTTTACACATTGGGTAAAGAAACTTTTCTCGATGTCGTGATAGAGTCATTGGGAAAGATGACAATATTTTCGAGATCTGGATGAATAGCTTCGGAAATAATAACTTGTCCTGATGCCCTATGCACCGTCGGAAACTATTAGTCGgagaaatttataattttttaaatatatttaacatCTTCCGACGTCGTTGTATATGGCGTCGAGAgacgtttataattttttaaatatatttaacttctctcAACGTCATACATAATGGCTTTGgaagaagtttataatttttttaaaaatatatgtaacTTCTTTCGACACCATGTATAACGGCGTCGGGAGTTTCcctttaaaacccattttttaGATATGTTTGACATATCTGAAAGCAAGTtgaaaaatgagagagagagagagatttcaAACTTTCGAAAgaggaaaaatatttttgttgcCATCCACCATCCGACCTTTGCCGTCAATCTTCGTTGTCCGGTCTTCACATTCGCCCGCCGCCCCTCGCCGACGGTAAGgcaatctcttcttcttctttttttctttattttggtttaggtattagaaatataattaaacttGTGATTGTTTTATGAATTTGTATCAATAATATTTAAACTATGTTCATTTTGTTGTGGATTTGTTGTTGATtatgtaaattttgtttttattgttgaCTTTTTGTTATTATTCTTTATGTTCTCAGTCCTCCCTTCTGGTGCCACTACTGCCCctatctcttcttgttatttatttatttaagttagATTGCTCTAAAATCTTAAACCCTatttctaattttgttttaactTTACTAATTTTTTCATCAGTTTGTTTAGATCTCATTCTCagttttgcaaaaaaaaaaaaaaaaaaaaaaagaagaagaagatctcCCAACACACAAATATAGCGTCTGGAGATCCCTTGACATCTCCTGATGCTATATTTTGTGTGTCGGAAGATGTCAAGGGATCTCCCGATACTATATTTGTGCGTTGGGAGATCCTCTCTCGACTCATTTTTCCCGATTCTGATCCTGACGCGAATTTATGTGTCGGAAAAGGATTTTTCGACGCTTTTTCATATATTTGTCGACGCCTTTGTGCGTCGGGAgacctccattttcttgtagtgatacttgggttagattcaaccaatttatcaaataagTTTGGAATCAATACATACGATTCAATTGCGTCACCttaatatctttaccatatgttcttttgccctccaagctttttggtaacttatattaactccacgatttgtacgagccttatgcacaatctcttttGGAATGGATcgatcagtagacatgaatctaaaatcatctatcaaacaactGCCAATTAGTGTTGAAGAAGTTTGCATTTGAGAACTTTGGGCAGTACTTAATGAACAATCATTTTCAGAagtgtattttcgtagcatccacaaatcactcttcttataacgagatgccttaacataccatttgcagccttcttgtaaacatctaaattcaagggaccttaaatttgatactgtagtcTTAAATTAAAAGTTGTTCTTCATTGCTATTATGcaaaacactttgaaagcacttctttacttttaaataaacttttttccttcaaatcagaataataatAGATGTCTCTTAGAACTTCATCATTTGATACAGAAGAAGAATctatattcagtgacatatcaacattctcccgtacactactagaagaagaagacattcccaaataattaacacttacatgggcaattaatggatgtctactagttgcatctttaacaaaagctaaataccaagcaacatcactgtctttctttattggcaccacagtttgaacattactttcaccaaaatcaagtaaaatagataattctactgattcatccaattcaatttgttcacatgtcaaagcaaccaaagaattaaagccGACTCGAATATCTATCAAAATTCCAGACACTGAGTAATTCTCATAGACATTGCagccattccattgacctccataaaaaacaacaataggaatagacattgtaatctttaaaaaagaaaatataattaagtatttaatgaTGATAAAAAGAGATAGATAGATATTAGATAGATATCTATCACAGaataagagaataaaatgtacaaaatgataaaaataaacacaatgcaaaaaataaatagacgatcgtgcaaaaaagataataaatactaaacgatcatttgacAACAATAGATGAtcatataaaataaagtaaaccaTCGTATAGAATAAACTAAACAATAGTGTTGACTtaggtacatgattgtttaaacACGCTGATCatattaaatattgaaaatgttcatgttcataaagatgaatgATCGTGTTCATATAGGAAAACAACCGTGTTTATATAGATAAACGATgatgttgatagaggtaaacAATCAAGTAACTCAATGAAAATTAtcgtgaaaaacttcaaactatcgatattcataatgaaatacacaattctCTCAGTaattcttaaaagttctaaacgaaaaaaaaactttaaaattcttacaaacaacaaaaaaacaaaaacgacattcacattgaaatataaattcttagttCGATGTAAATGATAATCAAAATCTTCAAACTAACGATCTTCATAACGAAGTACAGAATGTCTTACACTAATACCtaaatattctaaacattctatcttgacgtgaaaatatataattctgaacaaaattttataatcaactaaggAGTTCAGATGAaaacaatatttaaaatattcaccATAACCAAAATCACTGAGACAATATTGACAGAGCaatataaacgatcttgatTGTCTAAGATGATAAAATGAGAAACGATGTTATGAAAGATGATGAATACGAAAAAGAATGTTGTCAAAGATTACAAATAAGAgaaagaatgatcaagatgaaagatatataaaagacgagatgaataactcataaacgatcgtgaaaaaatcgagaagaagaagaattatcAGATTTGAAAAATCGTTATAAATAGTAAGGATAAAtatagaattttgaaaaaataatcgatcTTAATAGACTTATTATACGAACTTTAAATAATTTAGGGTTTTGTTATatctatgaaaaattttcaaaaaaaatctatttttaaatttcacGAACCAAAAATCCACTGAATACATATTAAGTGAAACTAAGAACTAATTGGGAAGATTTAGAAAGTAAGGTTGAATAGATTGTCCTCACCGACACGGAGTcggaaagaaaaaataaaaaaggaagaaaaataaaaaaaactgatGTTGCGCTTGCGAGAAGGAGAGTTGGTGATTGCCTTCGTGGCTTCCACTCAAATATTCGTACGGTGACTTCTCACATAGAGAGACAGAGGCGGGGGGGCCACGAACACCAATTtctcatattctttttcttattgATTTTTAGAATTTCTTTTCGCTTTTCTCAAGCTTCTTCTTTGTTTCATCTTTATGATTCAATaggatcttcttcttctttttcttttctcccaAAGATCAGTAATCATCAATTCTTTCATTTCCTTCTGATTCTGCTCGCTTCTGTTTTTAAGAATATTCTGTTTGAAGAGAAATTCTCACGCTTACTTTACTTTTTTCCATCTGGGATCGAAGTTTCTAGCTCTAATTTTGATCCCATTGTTTCTAAATTTGTCATTGCGTCTGCAATGGACGAGTTTGGGGTATTGACCGAAAGATTTGGATTGAAGCCGCAAGGAAAATCGGCTCCAATGGCTGCATCTAAGCAACCTGCTTCCTCAAACACCTTCCACTCTGGGTTTAATTCCGGTTTGAATGGTAAATCCTCCCTCGATTCTGGTTTTGTTGACGTATCGTTTCAGAAAAACACTAAACCCGACTCTTACGCTGGGGTTGATGATATTTTCGGGAGTCTCAATCAGTCAACGAAACATTTGAGGAATTCTGCAAGTTCTCCATCTTCTTTTGACTACGATTCCATATTTTTTGGGTCCAAGAATTCAGATCCAACATATGATGATATGTTTAGTGGGATTGCTGGATTTAAGAGCTCGGGTACAGCGAAGAAGGAGGATCCGGTCCGATCATTTTCCCCATCTTTGAATCATACCTCTCAAATTGATGACTTGTTTGGTGATTTTAGCAGCAATGTGGTGAAACCAACTCCTAACCCGAACGGATTAAAAAGTGCACCAAATAACGCTGCCCCTTTTGATGAATTGATTTCGGGCTTTGATGATAGCAAATCTCGAATTAACAGGTATGTTCAATGTATGATGCTTCAAAAACTGGCCTGCATTATGTCGTTGGTACCAGAAAAACATGGCTTAATTTCTGCTTTTTGTTGGTGAATCTACTGTATCATCGTGCCAGTGTATATCGAACTTAGGAAAAGTTTAAGTTGTGTATTTCTAGTTTCTTAGATGACAAGCGGCAATTTTAGCTTCGTAGTTTGATTTTCTTTACTGTAACAATAGTTTCTCATGGTATCTGAAACCTGTCGTTGATAAACTATCTAACTGCGAATGGAATTGTATTGTATTGTATTGTATTGTTAATGGAAGCACAAACTATCTATAACTGGAATGAAACAGATGATATTTCCTCTGCAGTTAAATAACGTGATAATCTAACGACTTATCCTCAATCATATTTGATTATTTACAGTATTGTGCTGCTAGAGAAATTCTCTTCAATAGGGGAAACTCTTTTAATTGTTGTTGAAATCTAGTTTCAGCTTGCCCCATGTGCCCTTTTTGCCAAACTCTTGCTATATGGTGTTTCTACATGTTTTCGTTGTTGACTTGATGTCTTCCATGCATGCACTTACTATGCATGAATCTCTATTTTTCTCCTAATTTTATATCGTACAATTGAGGCATTCTGTTTTTACTTGTTTGCTCAGAGCAAGCATGCAGGACAATCTGACCCAGCAAGCAACTTCTCATTCTAAATCAACTTTCAGTTCAGCCAGAGATCCTTTTATAGAATTAGAATCGGCTTCAATACCATCATATAATTCGTCTGAGGCTTTTCCAGATCCGCTTGAGGAAATGACCAAGTTCAATAATAAATTCGATAGCTCCTACAATTCTTCCCCACCATTCAGGGTTCCTCCAGTACCAAAGCCAGGTCACAAGGCAGTTAAAGGTTCAGCTTCCTAAAATTCATAAATACTAATCTGTCCAATCTCTTCAAATCTGACAATTGAAGATGTCCTGTGCAGTTAAGAGTTCCTCTTCCTCTCCTATTGATGAATTGGAGGACTTTGCAAAGGGGAAGGTGCGGAATAACAGTGAAGGGAATGTGGATGCCTCAACACGCACAACAAATAGAAATAGTAAAGATGCACATACTGCAGGACTAAATCATCAAAAAACTGTTGATGATCTGGACTCCTTTTTCAATGTGGGTCCTCGATCAAAGAGTGCTCCAAGGTCACGAACAACAACTCCGGTGAGAAGAACCATTTAACACCACCATCTCTTGTActgaagaaaaaagaatatgaaaactTGTTGCAGTTTTAAGCagtattttatttgtttattttgtatCTTAAACTACTGAATGGACCTCTCTGTTATTGTTGTGTGGTTATTTTTCAGGATCCTCTGTTTGACGTTCCTAAGTACAACAAACCACCTGAAATACCCAAACCCACTCCCTCAGCTTCCTTTTCCCACATAAAGAAATCTTCTTCAGCTGTAAATTTTGTGGATGATCTTTTTTTCGGAGGTGATATACTTATACATACTATGGAATGCAGCTTCAGCTATGACTATGTGCAATTGATTACTATTTTCTCCTTTGTTCTTTCCTTCATtcatttaaaatttgatttttccCTTATTATCtaaaaaaagtttgaattttcCCCAACCTGTCTTTTCTCTCATGGTAGGTTCTCCTTCATTTGGACATTTTGAAGAAGTTGATGGAGAAagtgaagaaagaagaagagctAGATTAGGGCGTCTACAGAGGACCCAAGAGCGTGCAGTTTGTGTTTCTCTCTCTGTTCTAACTTCTTTGTTAGATTTTGTACCATTCGAGGCTAGATCTGCCTTCTTAGATGGATGTTTTTCATTGAATTAAAACCGGTCCAAACTGATTCCTAATAGGATTTGAGGAAAAGAGATAGACTTAAGGGAAAAGTGAGGTGTCCTAGTAATTGTGGTAGAATGTTTATGAAGttttcatttcctttttttGGAACAGGAACATTTACATCATCTTAATGTTTGTTTTCAGGCAAGAGCAGTGGCTGATTTGAATGAGCGTGACTTTCAAACACAGCATGAGCAAGAAGAGAAGCGTGTTAGTTCAGTTGCTATATTGTGATATAATCCTCATTTGGGATAATTCTAAGGCTTGGTTGGTTTAATGCCAGTTTTGTTTGCTATGACCAGAGGATTGCTGAATCTCTAGATGTTGATATCAAGCGCTGGGCTGCAGGGAAGGAAGGCAACATGCGTGCACTGTTATCATCATTGCAatatgtatgtttttttttttttttttttttattttagtttttctctctcattctaatgtttgttattttttatttttcttaatgctgattattttttttaatatatattttttaattttctttttgaaagtGAAATGAAGTCAAACAAACCGAAAAAGAAGCTCAATCTAAAGGCCTTAGGAATAGGCTCCCTAGAGCGAGAAATCGAAAAAATGCCTTCAAAATATAAGGAAAGAGGgaatattacaaaaaaatttacatggttgtttcttaaaaaaaaaaaaagaaaaagaacacctaaaagaaaaaaacaaaactccATCCATAGCATTCAAGCTTCCACGTCTCTGGAGTTTGGGCCATccaatatattttattttgttttgtttttggacTATTGCCTTTCCAAATTAACTCTGAAGGTGAAGAATTTTGTTGGCCAATTCACTGATAGTAGCCCCAACCTCAATTTTATTATCAACAACGTGAGAAGGATTCAAAAAGAAGCTACTTACAAGCTGAATATAGGAAAAATAGGCATACTGGAGTCCACAACCTTATGCAAGACAGACACATGAAATACCGGATGAATACCCATGTCTTTGGGTAAATCAAGGAGATAAGCGATGCGTTCCA
This genomic window contains:
- the LOC103504092 gene encoding auxilin-related protein 2 isoform X2, whose protein sequence is MDEFGVLTERFGLKPQGKSAPMAASKQPASSNTFHSGFNSGLNGKSSLDSGFVDVSFQKNTKPDSYAGVDDIFGSLNQSTKHLRNSASSPSSFDYDSIFFGSKNSDPTYDDMFSGIAGFKSSGTAKKEDPVRSFSPSLNHTSQIDDLFGDFSSNVVKPTPNPNGLKSAPNNAAPFDELISGFDDSKSRINRASMQDNLTQQATSHSKSTFSSARDPFIELESASIPSYNSSEAFPDPLEEMTKFNNKFDSSYNSSPPFRVPPVPKPVKSSSSSPIDELEDFAKGKVRNNSEGNVDASTRTTNRNSKDAHTAGLNHQKTVDDLDSFFNVGPRSKSAPRSRTTTPDPLFDVPKYNKPPEIPKPTPSASFSHIKKSSSAVNFVDDLFFGGSPSFGHFEEVDGESEERRRARLGRLQRTQERAARAVADLNERDFQTQHEQEEKRRIAESLDVDIKRWAAGKEGNMRALLSSLQYVLWSGCGWEPVSLTDMITSTSVKKVYRKAVLCIHPDKVQQKGASIEQKYTAEKVFDILKEAWNKFSKEEL
- the LOC103504092 gene encoding auxilin-related protein 2 isoform X1 encodes the protein MDEFGVLTERFGLKPQGKSAPMAASKQPASSNTFHSGFNSGLNGKSSLDSGFVDVSFQKNTKPDSYAGVDDIFGSLNQSTKHLRNSASSPSSFDYDSIFFGSKNSDPTYDDMFSGIAGFKSSGTAKKEDPVRSFSPSLNHTSQIDDLFGDFSSNVVKPTPNPNGLKSAPNNAAPFDELISGFDDSKSRINRASMQDNLTQQATSHSKSTFSSARDPFIELESASIPSYNSSEAFPDPLEEMTKFNNKFDSSYNSSPPFRVPPVPKPGHKAVKVKSSSSSPIDELEDFAKGKVRNNSEGNVDASTRTTNRNSKDAHTAGLNHQKTVDDLDSFFNVGPRSKSAPRSRTTTPDPLFDVPKYNKPPEIPKPTPSASFSHIKKSSSAVNFVDDLFFGGSPSFGHFEEVDGESEERRRARLGRLQRTQERAARAVADLNERDFQTQHEQEEKRRIAESLDVDIKRWAAGKEGNMRALLSSLQYVLWSGCGWEPVSLTDMITSTSVKKVYRKAVLCIHPDKVQQKGASIEQKYTAEKVFDILKEAWNKFSKEEL
- the LOC103504092 gene encoding auxilin-related protein 2 isoform X3, with protein sequence MDEFGVLTERFGLKPQGKSAPMAASKQPASSNTFHSGFNSGLNGKSSLDSGFVDVSFQKNTKPDSYAGVDDIFGSLNQSTKHLRNSASSPSSFDYDSIFFGSKNSDPTYDDMFSGIAGFKSSGTAKKEDPVRSFSPSLNHTSQIDDLFGDFSSNVVKPTPNPNGLKSAPNNAAPFDELISGFDDSKSRINRASMQDNLTQQATSHSKSTFSSARDPFIELESASIPSYNSSEAFPDPLEEMTKFNNKFDSSYNSSPPFRVPPVPKPGHKAVKVKSSSSSPIDELEDFAKGKVRNNSEGNVDASTRTTNRNSKDAHTAGLNHQKTVDDLDSFFNVGPRSKSAPRSRTTTPDPLFDVPKYNKPPEIPKPTPSASFSHIKKSSSAVNFVDDLFFGGSPSFGHFEEVDGESEERRRARLGRLQRTQERAARAVADLNERDFQTQHEQEEKRFCLL